The following is a genomic window from Apodemus sylvaticus chromosome 10, mApoSyl1.1, whole genome shotgun sequence.
tcagtttggcgattcctcagaaaagtagacatagtactacctgtggcccctgctataccactcctgggcgtatacccagaaagtgctcctacatgtaataaggacacatgctccattatgttcatagctgccttatttatttatttatctatttatttatttatttatttatttattgccttataatagccagaagctggaaagatcccagatgtccctcaacaaaggaatggatacagacattgtggtatatatacacaatggagtactattcagctattaaaaacaatgaattcatgaaattcttaggcaaatggatggaactagaaagtgtcatcctgagcgaggtatcccagtcacaaaagaaagcacatggtatgcacccactagtgagtggatgctagttcaaaagctcaaaataaacaagttgcaattcacccagcacaggaagctccagaagaatgacttaagtgggggagctatggttcctctgaaaaacagaacaaaatgctcacaggagcaacaagggaggcaatgtgtagagcagaatctgaagtaaaggccacccagcaagtgccctacctggggattcatcctataactagtcagcaaaccccaacactacgatgagaagcatgtaccaaaaggagcatgccatggctgtctccagagcggccctgccagagtcttacgaatCCAGAAGCAGAAACtcgcaaccaagcttggactgagcttggagtccccaacggaggatctggagggttgtctggaggagctgaaggggtatatagccccatgggaaaaacaatgacttcagacacccagacaccccaagactcccagggactgaatcatcaaccaaggggtatacatggttccagccaaaaatgtggcagaggaatgcctttttgggcatcagtaggaggagtggtctttggtcaggtaaaggctcaatagaggccacaacaaagggaaacagatggaagGGAAGTTGGgggaaggtgggactgtgttgggtagaggggcatatatgtggaggcagggggagggaggagggggagggaatcgttggggagggggacttttgggaggggaaaattggtaaaggttttaccattggcaatgtaaatgaagaagatactcaataaaaaaattaaaaattaaaaaaaggctACTCCTTCTGACAATGAACTGAACGCTCCACTTGAATTTGCTAACATTCATGTCAATTATTGACGTAAAACTGATAACCTGAAAGTCAGTCTGCATGTCATAATATGACCTTATCTGGAAAGGCTAACAAAACTATGAACTTGGGTAATTTCTCTTCCAGACAAAAGAATGGGCATCTTAAACCAGGCTAAGCTCAAACTTGTGATCCATAGTACAGCATCCTTAGTGCTGCTATTACAGGCTTGAATTTGATTTTGAAGAACTAAACACACTGTAATGAAGAAAATACTCAAAGATTAAAGAGTGTGagtcaaatgaaaatttaaagctAAACCTAGGAGTAAGTGCTGTTCAGTCCCACACATTTGATTAAAGGGAAGAAAGTCCCTATTTATGATGTGGCACACATTCTGGGCCCTGCTCTCCCAGAACTTACTGAACTAATTTGTTGACCTTCCTGGTTCTTTCCtcccttaggtaccatctacaCTTCCGAGGCGTGGGACAGACCTCCTCTTCTACACCCCTCCAAAAGAGGATCCTGATTTGACCTCCAGCTTTGGTACAAATCTTCAGAATTTCAAGATGGAAACCAAAATCCTATCTCAGGAATTAATTGCCTTCATTGAATCATCTCTAGAGAAGGGAAATCTTCGGGAAACAGTTTCTGCAATCAGCAGTGCTCTGGGTGACATTGAGAAAACCCCACTGAACACTGCAGTGATGGGGGAGACTGGGACTGGAAAATCCAGTCTCATCAATGCTCTACGGGGAGTAGGGGCTGACGAAGAAGGTGCAGCTGCTACGGGGGTGATAAGTACAACCACTGAGAAAACAGCATACTCATGTGCAAAGTTTCCGAGTGTGACACTATGGGACTTGCCTGGCATTGTGTCTTTTGCCTTCCAATCACATGATTATCTGAAGAAAATCAAGTTTGAGGACTATGACTTCTTCATCATTGTCTCTTGTGGACGCCTTACCCAAACTGTCGCAGAACTTGCCAAAGCCATTGTGAAAATGAATAGgagtttctattttgttcaaACCAAAATAGATACTGATCTAATGAATGAAGAAAAGTATAAACCTAAGACATTCGATAAAGAGAACACGTTAAAGAAGATTCTAAATCCAATTTCAAGTATACTTAAGGAAGTCACCCAACAGGAGCCTCCAGTCTTCTTGGTCTCTAACTTTGATGTGTCTGACTTTGACTTCCCAGAGCTGGAATCCACCCTTCTGAGTGAGCTCCCCGCCTACAAATGCCACAAGTTCATGCATGCTTTGCAAATTGTTACGGATTCCGCCATAGACCAGAAGAGGGATATGCTGAAACAAAAGATCTGGAAGGAATCCATAATGCCAAGAGCATGGGCTACCATACCATTCAGGGGATTGACACAAAATGACATAGAGATGTTGGAACAGACTTTGAATGACTATAGATCTTCCTTTGGCCTGGATGAGGCATCACTGGGAAACATCGCTGAGGATTTGAACATGACACTGGAGGAACTCAAAGAAAGTATTAAGTCTCCACATTTGCTCTCAAATGAGCCAGATACAACTTTAACAGAGAAGCTAATGAAGTACATTAGAAACCcttatttttcaaagattttccacttgcaaaattattttgttgacaCAGTTGCAAGTGATGTTAAAATTATCCTCAGTAAAGAGCTTTTGACAGAGAAGGTGAGTGCATTCAACTCAAACATCTCTCTCTATTGGGAAGAGTCCATTGGAAAAATAAGAATTTCCACCCTTGTTCCAAGAAGCACCTTTCTATTTCACTTGATCGGGATGTTTCAAAGTGACTCTGAGGAATTTTGTCATATCCATTTTTTGCACCTGGGGTCTTTCTGGTTGAGACTGTTGCATGATTAGCTCCTAAGGCTTTTTATTGTTAATCATCTCATGACTgtagtgtttatttgttttgtatttaagaAGTATTTCAGTCAGATGGAACGCTActtgtctgtttgcttttgatTCCTATGCTTTTCGGATCCCACGAGGGAAAGTCTGATGACATTTCCCTTAAGAGCTTCAAAGTTTCCATCCTATAGTAAGCTCTTTGGCCCACTTAGGGTTAGTTTCTGTATAGGGTGAAGGATGAGAGCCAAGTTTTAGTCTTGCCTCATGGCCAGGTTGCCCAGTTCCATTCTTCAGACTATGTGCCCTTTGTGCAGTATGAGTAGCTGGAAGCCTTTCTGAGCTATTGATGGACTGTAGATGTATTCTATTGTCTGCACCAGTATGGATATTTCTGAACCTGCTCTTCCTGTCAGTTTTTTTGGTACATGGGCCTGTCTTCATGCAATGATTGAGCTGTTTTTGTCACTGTGGCTCTGTGCTATGCCTTGAAATCAGGTATTACAGTGACTCCTTGTCCCATTGGTTTTGATCAATATTGTTTTGGCTATTTGCAGTCTTCTGTGTTTCCATGTGAGTTTTGTGATTCTACAGTCCAGTCCAGTTCTATTCTAAGTGGCATTGATGTTTTAGTTGAGATTGCAATGAGTCTGAAGATCACTTTGTGAAGTATGGACACTTTGACAGCATTAAgctttataaattataaacacGGGAATCTTAGCatcttttgtttccttctttgagatttctttcatctcttccttGGAGCATCTCATGTCCTTGGTTACTTATGGAAACAattgcttccttccttgcttgctttctatctttctttcttcctaccttCTTACTCTGCCTTCTTATCTGGTATGGGTGTGTTGTGTCTATTGTAAATGAACTTTCAagatttctttcaaatttttaaatttctgaatttCTCAGGCAAATCttgtatattgattttaattTCATTCATCAGTTATTGTTAGAGGTGGCAGATGATTGTGGTGGTTAGGTACACATTTAACACAGTGAGTTTCATTATGAAATTTCCATACATGTATGCCATTATACCTTGTCATTCATTCTTATCTGTTCTCATTCATTCTCTTTCCTActgccctctgccctgcccccctTATCTAGCTAGTTCCCTCTTACCCTCAAAAGTCCCTTCTtcatgttcttgtcatacatactCTGTTGCTCATCAGATACATTTCCTCCTTCAACATTTCTTCCCTCTCATGTGATTGAGATTTTTGTCATTATGAGGTAATTGACAGAAATTTTATCTACTACAATTTCTTTGGAatctttttaaatatctattcatacatttatttttgtgtatatgagtctTCACATACACTCAGAACagagaatcagatctcattaccaatggttatgagccaccatgtgggtgctgggaattgaactcaggacctctggaagaccagtcagtccTCTCATctgctgagacatttctccagcacTCTTCAGAATCTTTTATTACAGATTTATGATCCTTTGTGTGCATTGTTGCCTTAGCTATTTTGAATAGTTATAGTGTGCTGTGCAGCAATTTGTGCTTCTCAATGGAAATATTTACCACTTATATAGATGAACTtattaagaaaattctccagaaAAATGTTTCTTAGGAGGTTGGGTTATTATGTAATATTAAGTTTATTTCCAGCTGGCCATCACAGTGTAGATGCCTTATCACTATTCCAGTGGCATCCGGTGAATTTTGGCTCATGTTATTACATGTCAGAATTCTTGAAAACCATTGTTTCAGGTGGTCACACAAAACTGAGACTTTCATACACTGCCCTCAACTGTGACATAAATAGTAGGGTATAAATGATGCATTGTAGATGATTTCAAGTTCATTTCTGTGGCCAAAATTACCAGGAGTTCCTAAATATTGCTTCTACTTATAAATCAATTGTGGGCATCACAGCACcaaagaggcagagatgggtagaCCTCTGGAACTCAtactatatgtatgcatatacttcACATATGAATTCTCAAATAATTACCTTGggagttttgatattttaatatattattcctAGTGACAGTAGGATCTATACTGATGCCCTTCTTTCCCTTACTTTCATTGGTGACATGGCTTCCAACAAGACTGACTCAAGAATAGAATTCTGTGTACCTGAAGCTTCTGTATTGAAATCTTCATACCAGATTATTGACACAAAGTGCCAGAGCTAAGTGAAGCCAATCTCTCATGACTTCCTGCATTTACTTTGTGCTCCAACTCTAATTTCAAAGTCCTATGTGTGTATGAAACACCAAAAGAGAAGGATATGGCTGTGATTTATATGCTTCATCTCAAAGTATGATATTTTAATATCAGTATTAATAAACTTTGATGTACAGTCATAGTTATCATGAAGTCTGGTTTTTCACAATTCATGAACTATACCCAATAGTTTTGATACCCTTCTAAGATTATGAAGTCCACATAAAATCTCCACATCTATGTAATATGTTGATTCCTGAAGGAAACACATCTGACCTTTATCTTCTTTCTTCAGTCTTAAGAACTGATGCTTCCTCAGAGAATGTCTTTGatggaaatacatttttattcaggtttcttaccttttaaaaaagttgttttcttttttagttgGTCTTTAACATCtcttcctatatttctttcttccttcctggctTTCCTCTGTATCCATTTGAGATTTTCACTTTTGTGGATTGTTTCCTTGAGGTTTGTAGACTGAACAAACACTAGAAAACAGGGACACAAGGAAATATCTTAAGAAACTGCCCTCAATGAGATGATCCCCTATCTCCcctactgaaaaataaaaaataacatggaTACATATCTCCTCTCAAACAAATCATTTGAATATCCAGTTTTAAAGTTTCAAGCAAGCATATACTGCATACTTTGAATTTGCCCTGAGTTCTTTGTCCCCCAGACAGGTGCATTTCTACTTTCATATCATATCTAAAATATAACTTATGTATTTATACAAAATTTTAGCTCTGTgaataagaaaatgtattttttctttctgaagctGGCTATATTGTCTTACTATGACTACCTAAAGTTACATCCAATTTCCTACAAAGGATATCATTTTAATCTTCTTTATGGCTTAAAAGAAGTCGATTTTTCAAATATAGTAATGTATCCAATACAATGGTGGGCTTGTCAAGAATCTTTTCCACTCCCCACCTCATGCTGCTTATCCCTTTATGCACAGACTACACAAGAGAAACTAGAATGGCTGTTCAGACTTAAGAACTGATGGGACAGAAAAGCTAAGGGATAGAGGTCATGAGGCCTAAGAAGCAATGCCCTAAACACTgaaaggaggcaggaagacttTCTAAAACATATGTTGCTTGGGGTTTGTAATATGCTGTTGTATTCCTTATGCATTGTGAGTCCTAAGGGTATTAATTGTAATAGGAGTAAACAGAATGCCAAGACAATTTAAAATACGAAGTAAACACTGCTATAGGAAACTTCATGGAATAAGTTGATCAATGGGAAAACAAAGGAGGAGGGAAACCACAATAAAAGGAAAGGGCTGAATGAGGGCATAGGACATGCAGAGCAGAGATGAAGCCAATAGTCAGGAGGAGAAAGGACTGTGTTCTGCTAATAATGGCATCAGCAGCGGAGGTTCTTCTTATCATAAGTACAAACTCCTAGGCCTTGCCCTGTTATACTGCTACTtacagtgtctctcttttcttctctattcAGCATCCtccatggcacacagacataagCAAGCCTTCCTCTAGCACACCCTCTCCTTTAACAGCTCAATTTTTGGGATTCAGCTTTGAAAATTTTTTGAAGAATTTCAAGAAGGAAAGTAACATCCTCTCCGAGGAAACCATCACCTCGATTGAATCCCAACTGGAGGATAAGAACCTTCATGGGGCACTGTCTATAATTACTCGTGCTCTGAGAAACATTGACAAAGCCCCACTGAACATTGCTGTgactggagaaacaggaacagggAAATCCAGCTTTATCAATGCCCTGAGGGGAGTGAGGGATGAAGAAGAAGGTGCAGCCAACACTGGGGTGGTAGAGACAACCATGAAGAGAACTCCATACCCACACCCAAAGCTTCCCAATGTGACAATATGGGACCTGCCTGGCATTGGAACCACGACCTTCCCACCACAAAACTATCTGACAGAAATGAAGTTTGATGAGTACGACTTCTTCATTATCATCTCTGCTACACGCTTCAAAGATACTGAAGCACTTCTGGCCAAAGTCATTGCAAAGATGAACACAAAATTTTACTTTGTCCGAACCA
Proteins encoded in this region:
- the LOC127693473 gene encoding uncharacterized protein LOC127693473 isoform X14 encodes the protein METKILSQELIAFIESSLEKGNLRETVSAISSALGDIEKTPLNTAVMGETGTGKSSLINALRGVGADEEGAAATGVISTTTEKTAYSCAKFPSVTLWDLPGIVSFAFQSHDYLKKIKFEDYDFFIIVSCGRLTQTVAELAKAIVKMNRSFYFVQTKIDTDLMNEEKYKPKTFDKENTLKKILNPISSILKEVTQQEPPVFLVSNFDVSDFDFPELESTLLSELPAYKCHKFMHALQIVTDSAIDQKRDMLKQKIWKESIMPRAWATIPFRGLTQNDIEMLEQTLNDYRSSFGLDEASLGNIAEDLNMTLEELKESIKSPHLLSNEPDTTLTEKLMKYIRNPYFSKIFHLQNYFVDTVASDVKIILSKELLTEKHPPWHTDISKPSSSTPSPLTAQFLGFSFENFLKNFKKESNILSEETITLIESHLEDKNLQGALSIITRALRNIDKAPLNIAVTGETGTGKSSFINALRGVRDEEEGAAPTGVVETTMKRTPYPHAKLPNVTIWDLPGIGTTNFPPQNYLMEMKFDEYDFFIIISATHFKEIEIHLAKAIEKMNTKFYFVRTKIDQDVSNEQRSKPRTFNRDSVLKKIREDCSGHLQKALSSQPPVFLVSNLDVSDFDFPKLETTLLSELPAHKRHIFMMSLHSVTETAIDRKRDFLRQKIWLEALKAGVLATIPLVGFIGDEIQKLEKTLNLYRSYFGLDEASLENIAKVFNVPVNEIKAHLKCFHLLTKNKDMSFKEKVLKYIEHISCVTGGPLASGLYFKKTYYWKSLFIDTVASDAKSLLNMEEILSQKQRLSRLISLYTGEQEESYEALTLHWLQALT